One window of the Anaeromyxobacter dehalogenans 2CP-C genome contains the following:
- a CDS encoding hemerythrin domain-containing protein: MSRIDLFGPVHKGIRTLLFDAGTRLGHTDFADEAGAGAAAELVHRLIGMLEEHAAHEDRWFMPELARLAPELHAALATDHARTEGLAREAGQLAARLAGASAAERTALGRRLHDRIWGLAAEHLRHMEREEVEAMRVLHANFDDAALGAIHRALLESIPPSRRGEWTAVIVRSLNLPERAGLLRGMAGEIPPAAFAQATAPIRAALGAEEWAAAAAAAGIAA; encoded by the coding sequence ATGTCGCGCATCGATCTGTTCGGCCCCGTCCACAAGGGCATCCGCACGCTGCTGTTCGACGCCGGGACGCGCCTCGGGCACACCGACTTCGCGGACGAGGCCGGCGCCGGCGCCGCGGCCGAGCTGGTCCACCGGCTGATCGGGATGCTCGAGGAGCACGCCGCGCACGAGGACCGCTGGTTCATGCCCGAGCTGGCGCGGCTCGCGCCGGAGCTGCACGCGGCGCTCGCCACCGACCACGCGCGCACCGAGGGGCTGGCGCGCGAGGCCGGGCAGCTCGCGGCCCGGCTCGCCGGCGCCTCCGCCGCCGAGCGCACGGCGCTCGGGCGGCGGCTGCACGACCGGATCTGGGGGCTCGCGGCCGAGCACCTGCGGCACATGGAGCGCGAGGAGGTCGAGGCCATGCGCGTGCTCCACGCGAACTTCGACGACGCCGCGCTGGGCGCCATCCACCGGGCCCTGCTGGAGAGCATCCCGCCGTCGCGGCGGGGCGAGTGGACCGCCGTCATCGTGCGGTCGCTCAACCTGCCGGAGCGCGCCGGCCTCCTCCGCGGCATGGCCGGGGAGATCCCGCCCGCCGCGTTCGCCCAGGCCACCGCGCCGATCCGGGCCGCGCTCGGCGCCGAGGAGTGGGCCGCCGCGGCCGCGGCGGCCGGGATCGCCGCGTAG
- a CDS encoding GAF domain-containing protein — translation MTAPAPLSELPPTCFQGIVPAAIATCSRAGEPNVTYLSHVHRLDDRHVALSCQFFNKTKRNVLEHPHATVLLLDPLTLDSWRLRLRYDHAETEGPLFDGMAVRIQAIASHTGMAGVFRLLSADVYEVLGVERLDGFLMPPDPMLDAERAAPVASGPLTELRGLQAVSERINRAADLEALLSGAMAALDELLGFQHAMVLVPCEAGHLVAIASRGYGPGGIGAEVALGAGIIGTVAERRRMIRVAGVGGELRYGRAIRGRVAEAGDAAGLAPEIPLPGLPDAQAQLALPLLVGDRLVGVLAVESRDPLQFDEWDEAFLQIVANQIAMGMDRMAALEEDAAPAATPAPAPPRPARPAPHARRRTLVYYRNDDCVFVDGEYLIRNVPGKILWKVLGLHRAEGRTEFTNRELRLDPGLGLPPVKDNLESRLILLRRRLLEKCPDVRLVPVRRGRFALELDCALELVEKECG, via the coding sequence GTGACCGCCCCCGCGCCGCTCTCCGAGCTGCCGCCCACCTGCTTCCAGGGGATCGTCCCCGCCGCGATCGCGACCTGCTCGCGCGCCGGGGAGCCCAACGTCACGTACCTGTCGCACGTGCACCGGCTCGACGATCGCCACGTGGCGCTCTCCTGCCAGTTCTTCAACAAGACCAAGCGCAACGTGCTCGAGCACCCGCACGCCACCGTGCTGCTGCTCGATCCGCTCACGCTCGACAGCTGGCGGCTGCGGCTCCGGTACGATCACGCCGAGACCGAGGGGCCGCTGTTCGACGGCATGGCGGTCCGCATCCAGGCCATCGCCTCGCACACCGGGATGGCCGGCGTGTTCCGGCTGCTCTCCGCCGACGTCTACGAGGTGCTCGGCGTCGAGCGGCTGGACGGCTTCCTGATGCCGCCCGACCCGATGCTCGACGCCGAGCGCGCCGCGCCGGTCGCGTCCGGGCCGCTCACCGAGCTGCGCGGGCTCCAGGCCGTGTCGGAGCGGATCAACCGCGCCGCGGACCTCGAGGCGCTCCTCTCCGGCGCCATGGCCGCGCTCGACGAGCTGCTCGGGTTCCAGCACGCCATGGTGCTCGTGCCCTGCGAGGCCGGCCACCTCGTCGCGATCGCCAGCCGCGGCTACGGGCCCGGCGGCATCGGCGCGGAGGTGGCGCTCGGGGCCGGCATCATCGGCACCGTGGCCGAGCGCCGGCGGATGATCCGCGTGGCCGGCGTCGGCGGGGAGCTCCGGTACGGGCGGGCCATCCGCGGGCGGGTGGCCGAGGCCGGAGACGCGGCCGGGCTCGCGCCCGAGATCCCCCTCCCCGGCCTGCCCGACGCGCAGGCGCAGCTCGCGCTGCCGCTGCTCGTGGGCGACCGGCTGGTCGGCGTGCTCGCGGTCGAGAGCCGCGATCCCCTCCAGTTCGACGAATGGGACGAGGCGTTCCTGCAGATCGTCGCGAACCAGATCGCCATGGGCATGGACCGCATGGCGGCGCTGGAGGAGGACGCCGCGCCTGCCGCCACGCCCGCCCCCGCGCCGCCGCGCCCCGCCCGCCCCGCGCCCCACGCCCGCCGCCGCACGCTCGTCTACTACCGGAACGACGACTGCGTGTTCGTGGACGGCGAGTACCTGATCCGGAACGTCCCCGGCAAGATCCTGTGGAAGGTGCTCGGCCTCCACCGCGCCGAGGGGCGGACGGAGTTCACCAACCGCGAGCTGCGGCTCGATCCCGGCCTCGGCCTGCCGCCGGTGAAGGACAACCTGGAGAGCCGGCTCATCCTGCTGCGCAGGCGGCTGCTCGAGAAGTGTCCCGACGTGCGGCTCGTGCCCGTGCGCCGCGGCCGCTTCGCGCTGGAGCTCGACTGCGCGCTGGAGCTGGTGGAGAAGGAGTGCGGGTGA
- the ybaK gene encoding Cys-tRNA(Pro) deacylase → MSKIPSTPATRLLREQGVAYTEHPYRYEEHGGTRVSARELGVDEHATIKTLVMEDEDREPLVVLMHGDREVSTKALARTIGKKTVQPSKPEVANRHSGYQVGGTSPFGTRKRMPVYLERSILELEKVYINGGSRGFLVGLAPAEIVRVLAPVLVEVAIAK, encoded by the coding sequence ATGAGCAAGATCCCCTCGACCCCCGCCACGCGCCTCCTCCGCGAGCAGGGCGTCGCGTACACCGAGCACCCCTACCGCTACGAGGAGCACGGCGGCACGCGCGTCTCCGCCCGCGAGCTGGGCGTGGACGAGCACGCCACCATCAAGACGCTCGTCATGGAGGACGAGGACCGCGAGCCGCTGGTGGTCCTGATGCACGGCGATCGCGAGGTCTCCACCAAGGCGCTCGCGCGCACCATCGGCAAGAAGACCGTCCAGCCCTCCAAGCCAGAGGTCGCGAACCGGCACTCCGGCTACCAGGTTGGCGGGACGAGCCCGTTCGGCACCCGCAAGCGGATGCCGGTGTACCTGGAGCGGTCCATCCTCGAGCTCGAGAAGGTCTACATCAACGGCGGCTCGCGCGGCTTCCTGGTCGGCCTCGCGCCGGCCGAGATCGTACGCGTGCTCGCGCCGGTGCTGGTGGAGGTGGCGATCGCGAAGTGA
- a CDS encoding glycosyltransferase family 2 protein, with the protein MRVSIITPSFNQGGFIERTVESVLAQRGDFELEYLVVDGGSTDATLSVLRRYEGRLRWISEPDRGQCDAINKGLRMTSGEVVAWLNSDDTYEPGAVQAAVEALRGGARWCFGECRIVDEQDQEIRRGVTAYKNGQARRYGLTRLLGRNFISQPATFFRRDLIAEVGALDESLHFAMDYDLWLRFARVARPVFVPRPLAAFRWHASSKTGARYRTGAWEAFRIACRRARGVERLALPGHLARYAAQVAIYGALDLAAALRRP; encoded by the coding sequence TTGCGAGTCTCCATCATCACGCCGTCATTCAACCAGGGCGGCTTCATCGAGCGCACCGTCGAGAGCGTGCTGGCCCAGCGCGGCGACTTCGAGCTCGAGTACCTGGTGGTGGACGGAGGCTCCACCGACGCGACGCTCTCGGTGCTGAGACGGTACGAGGGGCGGCTGCGCTGGATCTCCGAGCCGGACCGGGGGCAGTGCGACGCCATCAACAAGGGCCTGCGGATGACCTCGGGCGAGGTCGTGGCCTGGCTCAACTCCGACGACACCTACGAGCCGGGCGCCGTCCAGGCCGCCGTCGAGGCGCTCCGGGGTGGCGCGCGCTGGTGCTTCGGCGAGTGCCGGATCGTGGACGAGCAGGACCAGGAGATCCGCCGCGGCGTCACGGCCTACAAGAACGGGCAGGCGCGCCGCTACGGGCTGACGCGCCTGCTCGGGCGGAACTTCATCTCGCAGCCGGCGACGTTCTTCCGCCGCGACCTGATCGCCGAGGTGGGCGCGCTCGACGAGTCCCTGCACTTCGCCATGGACTACGACCTGTGGCTGCGCTTCGCCCGGGTGGCGCGGCCGGTCTTCGTGCCGCGGCCGCTCGCGGCGTTCCGCTGGCACGCCTCGTCGAAGACGGGCGCACGGTACCGCACCGGCGCCTGGGAGGCGTTCCGCATCGCCTGCCGCCGCGCGCGAGGGGTCGAACGCCTGGCGCTGCCCGGCCACCTGGCGCGCTACGCGGCACAGGTCGCGATCTATGGGGCGCTGGACCTCGCCGCCGCGCTCCGCCGGCCGTGA
- a CDS encoding glycosyltransferase family 2 protein produces MTHALVAETPHAHPARLLVVMPAFNEARGIRRVVEAVRDQVAGDVLVVDDGSADETAAEARAGGARVAVHPVNLGYGAALQTGYRYALRHGYDAVLQLDADGQHDPASIPRLLTALHEADVVVGSRFLDPGSYRPPLARRIGMWLFGRVASALSGQRITDPTSGFQAISREALRFYAHERYPVDYPDADVLAMVARAGLRLTEVPVRMLPSPEGKSMHGGIVKPFYYVFRMSLALFLVPLRREKR; encoded by the coding sequence TTGACGCACGCACTCGTCGCCGAGACGCCGCACGCCCACCCGGCCCGTCTGCTGGTGGTGATGCCCGCGTTCAACGAGGCTCGGGGCATCCGGCGGGTGGTCGAGGCGGTGCGCGACCAGGTCGCCGGTGACGTGCTCGTCGTGGACGACGGCTCGGCCGACGAGACCGCCGCCGAGGCGCGCGCGGGAGGGGCCCGCGTGGCGGTCCACCCGGTGAACCTCGGCTACGGCGCGGCGCTCCAGACCGGCTACCGGTACGCGCTGCGCCACGGCTACGACGCCGTCCTCCAGCTCGACGCCGACGGCCAGCACGATCCCGCGTCCATCCCGCGCCTGCTCACGGCGCTCCACGAGGCCGACGTGGTCGTCGGCTCGCGCTTCCTCGACCCGGGATCGTACCGGCCGCCGCTGGCGCGGCGCATCGGCATGTGGCTGTTCGGGCGGGTGGCGAGCGCGCTGTCCGGGCAGCGGATCACCGACCCCACCAGCGGGTTCCAGGCCATCTCGCGCGAGGCGCTGCGCTTCTACGCGCACGAGCGATACCCGGTGGACTACCCCGACGCCGACGTGCTCGCGATGGTGGCGCGCGCCGGCCTGCGGCTCACCGAGGTGCCGGTCCGGATGCTCCCCTCGCCCGAGGGCAAGAGCATGCACGGCGGCATCGTGAAGCCCTTCTACTACGTGTTCCGCATGTCGCTGGCGCTGTTCCTCGTGCCGCTCCGCAGGGAGAAGCGATGA
- a CDS encoding DUF2304 domain-containing protein has protein sequence MTPTQRVFAITASLVTFGVILELVRRRKLKEEYSFLWIVTGVAMMLLASWYGLVERVTALIGAVTVTTTLFLFGLLFLLLISVHFSTVLSRLTQQVRQLTQELAILSAERDEPAREASAQDAPPHRG, from the coding sequence ATGACCCCCACCCAGCGCGTGTTCGCCATCACGGCCAGCCTCGTCACCTTCGGCGTCATCCTGGAGCTGGTCCGACGCCGCAAGCTGAAGGAGGAATACTCGTTCCTCTGGATCGTCACCGGCGTCGCCATGATGCTGCTGGCGTCGTGGTACGGGCTGGTCGAGCGGGTCACCGCGCTCATCGGGGCGGTGACCGTCACCACGACGCTCTTCCTGTTCGGGCTGCTGTTCCTGCTGCTCATCAGCGTGCACTTCTCGACGGTGCTCTCGCGCTTGACGCAGCAGGTCCGGCAGCTCACCCAGGAGCTGGCCATCCTGTCGGCGGAGCGGGACGAGCCGGCCCGGGAGGCGTCGGCCCAGGACGCGCCGCCGCATCGCGGCTGA
- a CDS encoding glycosyltransferase family 2 protein — MPFRACPTLEELPPPPRGTRGWPWTTGPAAPPAAGPLPTVTLVTPSFNQASFLEATIRSVLLQGYPSLEYVIMDGGSTDGSVEIIRKYEPWLAAWVSRRDRGQSDALNQGLARAAGEVVNWLCSDDRLVPGALHALARFRAANPDAIAWAGACRTVTVEGRSYYTNAPRGATREELADWGRSGRISQPACFFRRDAWERLRGVEESYHYAMDFDLWLRMSALGRFALTEEVWAEETMHDATKSFGQRGRSLAEVHLIQIRHGFERVALERMGEALQQREDLLARHPAIRLKTQLNLWVRPFLDALRKPSR, encoded by the coding sequence ATGCCATTCCGCGCCTGCCCCACCCTCGAGGAGCTGCCGCCACCGCCGCGCGGAACGCGCGGGTGGCCCTGGACCACGGGCCCCGCGGCGCCGCCGGCGGCGGGGCCCCTGCCCACCGTCACGCTGGTCACCCCGTCGTTCAACCAGGCGAGCTTTCTCGAGGCGACGATCCGCTCGGTGCTCCTCCAGGGATACCCTTCGCTCGAGTACGTGATCATGGACGGCGGATCGACGGACGGCTCCGTCGAGATCATCCGCAAGTACGAGCCGTGGCTGGCGGCCTGGGTGTCGCGGAGGGACCGCGGCCAGAGCGACGCGCTGAACCAGGGGCTCGCGCGCGCCGCGGGTGAGGTCGTGAACTGGCTGTGCAGCGACGACCGCCTCGTCCCCGGCGCGCTCCACGCGCTCGCGCGCTTCCGCGCCGCGAATCCGGACGCGATCGCCTGGGCAGGCGCGTGTCGCACCGTCACGGTCGAGGGGCGCTCGTACTACACCAACGCGCCCAGGGGCGCGACGCGCGAGGAGCTCGCCGACTGGGGCCGCTCCGGCAGGATCTCCCAGCCTGCCTGCTTCTTCCGGCGGGACGCATGGGAGCGTCTGCGCGGCGTGGAGGAGTCCTATCACTACGCGATGGACTTCGACCTCTGGCTCCGGATGTCGGCGCTCGGCCGCTTCGCCCTCACCGAGGAGGTCTGGGCCGAGGAGACGATGCACGACGCCACCAAGAGCTTCGGCCAGCGCGGCCGCTCGCTGGCGGAGGTGCACCTCATCCAGATTCGCCACGGCTTCGAGCGCGTCGCGCTCGAGCGAATGGGAGAGGCCCTCCAGCAGCGCGAGGACCTGCTCGCCCGGCATCCGGCCATTCGCCTGAAGACGCAGCTCAACCTCTGGGTGCGGCCATTCCTGGACGCGCTCCGCAAGCCGTCGAGATGA
- a CDS encoding glycosyltransferase family 2 protein, giving the protein MSAPSFSVILATVHRPELATAAARSVLGGTWSDLELLVVDQSRDGRTREAMSALRDPRLVYLHSDVMGLSHARNLGAAHARGALLAFLDDDAVADQAWLMAYSAAFATLPRPGMVGGRLRPLWDAPRPTWFPPAHAFLLGLYDLGDARCEFPPRDLPIGANFAIPADVLRRVGGFDLRLGFDASRSGSLVAGEDTALGLRVRRAGLRVVYEPGAAALHHVSPGKLTPRYYLSRLYWAGRSHVRTSRLVGPRGALASDAPHAPNRALPSGGPAQRIAQVAGRAAVLAGAAVELLSSRERRPGGAPA; this is encoded by the coding sequence ATGAGCGCCCCGTCCTTCTCCGTGATCCTCGCCACCGTGCACCGCCCGGAGCTCGCGACGGCCGCGGCCCGTTCGGTGCTGGGGGGAACCTGGAGCGACCTCGAGCTGCTGGTGGTCGATCAGAGCCGGGACGGCCGCACCCGCGAGGCCATGTCGGCGCTCCGCGACCCGCGCCTCGTGTACCTCCACTCCGACGTGATGGGGCTGAGCCACGCCCGCAACCTCGGCGCGGCGCACGCGCGCGGGGCGTTGCTCGCCTTCCTGGATGATGACGCCGTGGCTGACCAGGCATGGCTGATGGCGTACTCGGCCGCCTTCGCCACGCTCCCTCGCCCCGGGATGGTCGGCGGCCGCCTTCGTCCGCTCTGGGATGCGCCGCGCCCGACCTGGTTTCCCCCCGCGCACGCCTTCCTCCTGGGACTCTACGATCTGGGCGACGCGCGCTGCGAGTTCCCGCCGCGGGACCTGCCGATCGGCGCGAACTTCGCGATCCCGGCGGACGTGCTGCGCCGGGTCGGCGGCTTCGACCTGCGGCTCGGATTCGACGCGAGCCGCTCCGGCTCGCTCGTTGCCGGAGAGGACACCGCGCTCGGCCTTCGCGTCCGCCGCGCCGGGCTCCGCGTGGTCTACGAACCGGGCGCCGCGGCGCTGCATCACGTCTCGCCCGGAAAGCTCACGCCGCGCTACTACCTGTCGCGGCTCTACTGGGCCGGGCGAAGCCACGTCCGGACGAGCCGGCTGGTCGGGCCGCGGGGGGCGCTCGCCAGCGATGCCCCGCACGCGCCGAACCGCGCCCTGCCCTCGGGTGGACCCGCCCAGCGGATCGCACAGGTCGCCGGACGTGCCGCCGTGCTCGCCGGGGCGGCAGTCGAGCTGCTGTCGTCCCGCGAGCGCAGGCCCGGAGGCGCGCCGGCATGA
- a CDS encoding glycosyltransferase: protein MRVLHVSGCYAPATEWGGVVSAVQGMLHALAGAGVEVELFTTTQRSRRDLPAIASGRRTVDGVPVSYFRSVHQLGRAFYAPTLGRAVKAHVEGFDLVHLHMLWTAAGIIAARRCQARGIPYVVTLHGALNPWALRQRSLEKRVFLAVAERRNVERAAFLHFTTDAERDEAPTWARKRPAVVVPDVVEAEQFLSLGDEADRARSFEVLLLSRIHPVKGFDLLIPAMKRVREQEPRARLVIAGPDEGGHRAVVERQIADAGLHGAVTFTGLLDAQGRARALAHAAVLAAPSHQENFGMSVAEGMAAGLPVVVSDRVNLAREVQRAGAGEVVPLEAGALADAILRLLRDPSRRMAMGATGRRLVADRFSTTAVGRALRAAYASVLTGRAARAGHAEAT from the coding sequence ATGAGGGTCCTGCACGTCAGCGGCTGCTACGCGCCAGCGACCGAGTGGGGCGGCGTGGTGAGCGCCGTGCAGGGCATGCTGCACGCGCTCGCCGGCGCCGGGGTCGAGGTGGAACTGTTCACGACCACCCAGCGTTCCCGGCGGGATCTTCCGGCCATCGCGAGCGGCCGGCGCACCGTGGACGGCGTTCCGGTGTCGTATTTCCGCTCGGTGCACCAGCTCGGCCGCGCATTCTACGCGCCGACGCTCGGCCGGGCAGTGAAGGCTCACGTGGAGGGGTTCGACCTCGTCCACCTCCACATGCTCTGGACGGCGGCCGGGATCATCGCCGCGCGTCGCTGCCAGGCACGCGGCATCCCGTACGTCGTCACCCTGCACGGCGCGCTGAACCCGTGGGCGCTGCGCCAGCGCTCGCTCGAGAAGCGCGTCTTCCTGGCCGTCGCCGAGCGGCGCAACGTCGAGCGCGCCGCGTTCCTGCACTTCACCACCGACGCCGAGCGGGACGAGGCGCCGACGTGGGCGCGCAAGCGGCCCGCGGTCGTCGTCCCCGACGTGGTCGAGGCCGAGCAGTTCCTGAGCCTGGGGGACGAGGCCGATCGGGCGCGCAGCTTCGAGGTGCTGCTGCTGTCGCGCATCCACCCCGTCAAGGGCTTCGACCTGCTGATCCCCGCCATGAAGCGGGTCCGCGAGCAGGAGCCGCGCGCCCGGCTGGTGATCGCCGGGCCGGACGAGGGGGGGCACCGCGCCGTGGTGGAGCGGCAGATCGCCGACGCCGGGCTCCACGGCGCCGTCACGTTCACCGGCCTGCTCGACGCCCAAGGCCGTGCCCGCGCCCTCGCGCACGCCGCCGTCCTGGCGGCGCCTTCTCACCAGGAGAACTTCGGCATGTCCGTCGCCGAGGGCATGGCGGCCGGGCTCCCCGTGGTCGTGTCGGACCGGGTGAACCTCGCCCGCGAGGTGCAGCGCGCCGGCGCGGGCGAGGTCGTTCCGCTCGAGGCGGGCGCCCTCGCCGACGCCATCCTCCGCCTGCTCCGGGACCCGAGCCGGCGCATGGCCATGGGCGCCACCGGCCGCCGGCTGGTCGCCGATCGCTTCTCGACCACCGCTGTGGGCCGCGCGCTGCGCGCTGCGTATGCGTCGGTGCTCACGGGCCGAGCGGCGCGGGCGGGTCACGCGGAGGCAACGTGA
- a CDS encoding LPS biosynthesis glycosyltransferase gives MNPVRLDFVDFWPGFDRRNNVLLDVLRTRFAVEVVDDPDFVFFANFGWRHWRYRCTRVFFTGENVRPDFRHCDFALTFDHLPDEPRHLRWPLYNLYLGDPRFLLERRRDVNAIVAEKTRFCNLVCSNRAARERLRFFEKLSRYKPVDSGGRVRNNVGGPVKDKLAFIRQHRFTIAFENASYPGYTTEKIVEPMRVGSIPIYWGNPLVHLDFDLRSIVSWHEHGSDEAAIERVIQIDRDEELYRHMLLQPFLPEGRPTPYSDPGVLLDWLERVFSTPRRDARPPRRWW, from the coding sequence GTGAATCCCGTCCGCCTCGACTTCGTGGACTTCTGGCCGGGGTTCGACCGCCGGAACAACGTGCTGCTCGACGTGCTGCGCACCCGCTTCGCAGTGGAGGTCGTGGACGATCCGGACTTCGTGTTCTTCGCGAACTTCGGATGGCGCCACTGGCGCTACCGGTGCACGCGCGTCTTCTTCACCGGCGAGAACGTTCGCCCCGACTTCCGCCACTGCGACTTCGCGCTCACGTTCGACCACCTCCCCGACGAGCCACGCCACCTCCGCTGGCCCCTGTACAACCTGTACCTCGGCGACCCGCGCTTTCTCCTCGAGCGGCGGCGAGACGTGAACGCGATCGTCGCGGAGAAGACCCGCTTCTGCAACCTGGTCTGCTCCAACCGGGCAGCCCGTGAGCGGCTGCGGTTCTTCGAGAAGCTTTCAAGGTACAAGCCGGTGGACTCGGGCGGCCGGGTCCGCAACAACGTCGGCGGGCCGGTGAAGGACAAGCTCGCGTTCATCCGCCAGCACCGGTTCACGATCGCCTTCGAGAACGCCTCGTACCCCGGCTACACGACCGAGAAGATCGTCGAGCCGATGCGCGTCGGGTCGATCCCGATCTACTGGGGGAATCCGCTCGTTCACCTCGACTTCGACCTGCGCAGCATCGTGAGCTGGCACGAGCACGGGAGCGACGAGGCGGCCATCGAGCGCGTCATCCAGATCGACCGCGACGAGGAGCTGTACCGCCACATGCTCCTCCAGCCCTTCCTGCCCGAGGGACGGCCGACGCCATACTCGGATCCCGGCGTGCTCCTCGACTGGCTCGAGCGCGTCTTCTCGACGCCGCGGCGCGATGCGAGGCCGCCGCGCCGGTGGTGGTGA
- a CDS encoding glycosyltransferase family 4 protein translates to MLRICIDARLRAGEQGGVQQALIGLASGLAALRDGDEEYLFLVNDDSADWLAPHVAGACRMRAWPRTPRSVAGSALLSPAVYDRLARAVVRWMPVRVPPSDGFVESLRADVVHFALQHGFRTSVPSIYVPHDLQHVHFPGFFSRQHVRWREVTYRTLARQAAAVVALTPYGKRDLVEHLGLDAARVHVIGWAPVLDAYPSPDETALRRLRDRLALPARFALFPAQTFPHKNHVRLFQALALLRARGVEVPLVCSGHRDACHPSLVAELRRLDLTRVVHFVGFVEPIDLVGLYRLASLLVFPSLFEGFGMPVLEAFRSGLPVACSGTSSLPDVAGGAAEMFDPTDVAAMAAAIERVWTDPARASALVDHGRRQVARFTWDRTARAYRALYRAAAGRPLDRVDARLLSGGS, encoded by the coding sequence ATGCTGCGCATCTGCATCGACGCCCGGCTGCGGGCAGGTGAGCAGGGCGGCGTGCAGCAGGCGCTCATCGGCCTCGCTTCCGGCCTCGCGGCGCTCCGGGACGGGGACGAGGAGTATCTGTTCCTCGTCAACGACGACTCGGCCGACTGGCTGGCGCCGCACGTCGCCGGTGCCTGTCGCATGCGTGCATGGCCGCGCACGCCCAGGAGCGTCGCCGGAAGCGCGCTGCTCTCCCCGGCAGTCTACGACCGGCTCGCTCGCGCCGTGGTGCGGTGGATGCCCGTCCGCGTCCCGCCGTCCGACGGTTTCGTCGAGTCGCTCCGCGCGGACGTGGTGCACTTCGCGCTGCAGCACGGGTTCCGCACCTCCGTGCCCTCGATCTACGTGCCGCATGACCTGCAGCACGTGCACTTCCCCGGGTTCTTCTCGCGCCAGCACGTCCGCTGGCGCGAGGTGACCTACCGCACGCTGGCCCGGCAGGCGGCCGCGGTCGTCGCGCTCACGCCGTACGGGAAGCGGGACCTGGTCGAGCACCTCGGACTCGACGCCGCCAGGGTCCACGTGATCGGCTGGGCGCCGGTGCTCGACGCGTACCCGTCCCCCGACGAGACGGCCCTGCGGCGACTGCGGGATCGCCTGGCGCTCCCCGCGCGCTTCGCGCTGTTCCCGGCCCAGACGTTCCCGCACAAGAACCACGTCCGGCTGTTCCAGGCGCTCGCGCTGCTCCGCGCGCGAGGGGTCGAAGTTCCGCTCGTCTGCTCGGGGCATCGCGATGCCTGTCACCCCTCCCTCGTGGCGGAGCTCCGGCGGCTCGATCTCACCCGCGTGGTCCACTTCGTGGGCTTCGTGGAGCCGATCGACCTCGTCGGCCTCTACCGGCTCGCATCGCTGCTGGTGTTCCCGAGCCTGTTCGAGGGCTTCGGCATGCCCGTCCTCGAGGCGTTCCGGTCAGGCCTGCCGGTCGCGTGCTCCGGGACGTCATCGTTGCCCGACGTCGCCGGGGGTGCGGCCGAGATGTTCGACCCGACGGACGTCGCGGCCATGGCGGCGGCCATCGAGCGGGTCTGGACCGATCCCGCTCGCGCGAGTGCGCTGGTCGATCACGGAAGACGGCAGGTCGCCAGGTTCACCTGGGACCGGACCGCCCGCGCGTATCGCGCGCTGTACCGCGCCGCCGCGGGGCGTCCGCTGGACCGCGTCGATGCGCGGCTGCTCTCAGGAGGAAGCTAG